The following are from one region of the Roseobacter fucihabitans genome:
- a CDS encoding IS110 family transposase, translated as MTVKTVGLDLAKDVFQVHGISESGRVIFNKAIKRAKLLAFFETLPPCMIGMEACGSAHHWGRTLRKLGHDVRLMPANYVKPYVKRGKTDAADAEAICEAVRRPTMRFVEIKTEDQQALLSIHRTRDLAVRQRTQLANMIRSLLREFGHILPIGIEAVTAFAKRHLDGDHPDMPDIANGMLGIQCYQFIGLNERISGYSKMIEQHAMLNADARRLMRMPGIGPITASAVVATIGDAKQFRTGRDLAAWLGLTPLNKSSGGKERLGKITKAGDRYIRKLLVVGMTSRAVMAKRSPEKVDLWTAKIIAEKPFRLATVAMANKAARSIWAMLTKKQEYRQPAF; from the coding sequence ATGACAGTTAAGACAGTAGGCCTAGATTTGGCCAAGGATGTTTTTCAAGTTCACGGTATTTCAGAAAGTGGGCGCGTGATCTTCAACAAGGCAATCAAGCGTGCGAAGCTTTTGGCGTTCTTTGAGACGCTGCCACCTTGTATGATCGGAATGGAGGCCTGTGGATCAGCCCATCACTGGGGTCGCACGTTGCGCAAGCTTGGCCATGACGTAAGGCTGATGCCTGCGAACTACGTGAAGCCCTACGTAAAGCGTGGCAAAACCGATGCGGCGGACGCGGAGGCCATTTGCGAGGCAGTCAGGCGACCAACGATGCGCTTCGTTGAGATCAAGACCGAGGATCAACAGGCTTTATTGTCGATCCATCGCACTCGGGATTTGGCAGTCCGGCAACGCACCCAGTTGGCCAACATGATCCGCAGCCTGTTGCGCGAGTTTGGGCATATTTTGCCGATTGGGATTGAAGCAGTTACAGCTTTCGCAAAACGTCACCTTGACGGTGATCACCCGGACATGCCCGACATCGCGAACGGCATGCTCGGCATCCAGTGTTACCAATTCATCGGCCTGAACGAACGCATCTCGGGCTATTCCAAGATGATCGAGCAGCACGCGATGCTGAACGCAGATGCACGTCGATTGATGCGCATGCCAGGAATTGGGCCAATAACGGCATCGGCCGTTGTCGCCACGATCGGCGACGCAAAACAATTCCGCACCGGGCGCGATCTAGCGGCTTGGCTGGGGCTGACCCCGCTCAACAAATCCAGTGGCGGCAAGGAGCGATTGGGCAAGATCACAAAGGCTGGCGACCGCTACATTCGCAAGCTGCTGGTCGTGGGCATGACGTCTCGCGCAGTAATGGCGAAGCGCTCACCTGAAAAAGTGGATTTGTGGACGGCGAAGATCATCGCGGAGAAACCGTTCCGGCTGGCAACAGTCGCGATGGCAAATAAAGCAGCGCGTTCCATCTGGGCGATGCTCACAAAGAAACAAGAATACCGGCAGCCCGCGTTCTAA